In Solobacterium moorei, a single genomic region encodes these proteins:
- a CDS encoding ABC-2 transporter permease, which translates to MNAIKVFKLDLLSIKPYLTIKNLMILIGLGTLYGALSKNPAFVLATVQMFAILFSGYPFMVGEESGIDPLYKLFSISSKDVVKGRYLLATVSVIIMLVVGVVMAMLIGIAYPMEDLFYSLLLAAPCIGLISLIIIFIEYPIYFKYGYKKGKTLTAVPMLLLAIGAVCSTYFHESLKSILQFLVMNPFMAMAGICIIFVIIIGISLQLSNKLYTRREF; encoded by the coding sequence ATGAATGCGATAAAAGTATTTAAGTTGGATTTATTATCCATTAAACCATATTTAACGATTAAGAATTTGATGATTCTGATAGGACTTGGAACCCTCTATGGCGCATTATCAAAAAATCCAGCGTTCGTTTTAGCTACAGTACAAATGTTCGCAATATTATTCTCGGGGTACCCTTTCATGGTAGGTGAAGAATCTGGAATTGATCCTTTATATAAACTGTTCAGTATCTCTTCAAAAGATGTAGTAAAAGGTAGATACTTACTAGCAACAGTATCTGTGATAATCATGCTTGTGGTTGGTGTTGTTATGGCAATGCTGATAGGAATTGCATATCCTATGGAAGACTTATTCTATAGCTTATTACTAGCGGCACCATGTATAGGGTTGATCTCATTAATCATTATTTTTATCGAGTATCCAATCTATTTTAAATATGGATATAAAAAGGGAAAAACATTAACAGCAGTACCAATGTTATTACTTGCAATTGGTGCAGTATGTTCTACTTACTTTCATGAATCACTAAAATCTATATTACAGTTTCTAGTGATGAATCCATTTATGGCAATGGCAGGTATCTGTATTATTTTCGTCATAATCATAGGTATATCATTACAACTTTCCAACAAGTTATATACAAGAAGAGAGTTTTGA